From one Caldithrix abyssi DSM 13497 genomic stretch:
- the ftsW gene encoding putative lipid II flippase FtsW, with translation MKRPKVDYVLAGVATFLLFSGMVVVFSASSMVGKFRFGSMTYFFQKQVLWGFMSFFLMMVFSKIDYRWFNRNSRPLFFVFGSILLLGGLFVFGKNVNGATRWYDFKVMRFQPTELAKLSLIIYVSYFLAHRERQLHNVKKGLLPVAVIVGLSVLLIVAQPDLSSSIMILLIVGTLLFLSPMPLKHLLAVALPAIPVLVFVVRRNPYQWERIAGWWQALQNPANAPYQLKQSLIGIGNGGFWGQGLGQSKQKFMFLPDSHTDFIFSILGEEFGFLGVSLILLAFLLIFYKGIIIARHSPDKFSMYLATGITINIVLYAFINAGVVSALLPTTGLPMPFFSYGGSNLVFLSIAMGILLNISRFSGKERSWMSRVEKRTDINHVILTAE, from the coding sequence ATGAAGCGACCGAAGGTAGATTATGTTCTGGCCGGCGTGGCCACATTTTTGTTGTTTAGTGGAATGGTGGTGGTCTTTAGCGCCAGCTCCATGGTTGGTAAATTCCGTTTTGGTTCCATGACCTATTTCTTTCAGAAACAGGTTTTATGGGGCTTTATGTCGTTCTTTTTGATGATGGTCTTTTCCAAAATTGATTATCGCTGGTTTAACCGCAACAGCCGTCCGCTATTTTTTGTGTTTGGCAGCATTCTGCTTCTGGGCGGATTGTTTGTATTCGGTAAAAACGTGAATGGCGCCACGCGCTGGTACGATTTTAAAGTAATGCGTTTTCAGCCAACGGAGCTGGCCAAATTGAGCCTGATTATTTATGTGAGCTATTTTCTGGCCCATCGCGAACGGCAGCTGCACAATGTTAAAAAGGGACTGCTGCCCGTGGCGGTGATTGTCGGCTTAAGCGTTTTATTGATTGTAGCTCAGCCGGATTTGAGCTCGTCCATCATGATATTACTCATTGTGGGCACGCTTCTTTTTTTGAGCCCCATGCCTTTAAAGCATTTACTGGCCGTGGCTCTGCCGGCCATTCCGGTGCTGGTGTTTGTTGTCAGACGCAATCCCTACCAGTGGGAGCGGATTGCCGGCTGGTGGCAGGCCTTGCAAAATCCGGCCAACGCGCCCTATCAGTTAAAGCAATCTCTGATCGGCATTGGCAATGGGGGCTTTTGGGGGCAGGGCCTGGGGCAAAGCAAACAGAAGTTTATGTTTTTGCCCGATTCGCACACTGATTTTATCTTTTCCATTCTGGGCGAAGAATTCGGCTTTTTGGGCGTTTCATTAATTTTACTGGCTTTTTTACTGATTTTTTACAAGGGAATTATCATAGCCCGACATTCGCCGGATAAGTTTTCCATGTATCTGGCGACGGGCATTACCATAAATATTGTGCTTTACGCATTTATCAATGCCGGTGTGGTCAGCGCGTTATTGCCGACCACCGGCTTGCCCATGCCTTTTTTTAGTTATGGAGGCTCTAACCTGGTTTTTCTTTCTATCGCCATGGGCATTTTGTTGAATATTTCCCGCTTTTCGGGAAAAGAGCGTTCCTGGATGAGTCGCGTTGAGAAACGCACGGATATCAATCATGTTATTTTAACGGCGGAGTGA
- the murC gene encoding UDP-N-acetylmuramate--L-alanine ligase: MSVFKRKKRFHFVGIGGIGMSGLAEILLDMGHAVSGSDREWTEITEYLEQRGARVFRGHHYANVADDVDFLIYSSAVPQDNPELRAAREKGIPQLKRAQLLGQLFNRHFGLAVAGTHGKTTTTSMIGQIMITGGLDPTIVVGGRLHNLMTNARLGKSHFMVTEADEYDRSFLTLFPRMALLTSLEADHLDIYEDLDDLRRTFVKFANQVSFDGLVIVCAEDENLKELIPQIQPEVLTYGFGAEADFRACVLEERAGQTRFEVYHRGERLAELTLNVPGKHNVLNALAALVAGLELEIEISVMVKALAEFKGVERRFDVLAEKDGILVVDDYAHHPTEVAVTLQAARDGWNKRLIAVFQPHLFSRTRDFYREFAQALNAADVVIVSKIYPAREAPIAGISGALIANQVGDKARYIAQEEALLNFLEQLVQANDMILFLGAGDIHYTAQKFARLLMEKK; encoded by the coding sequence GTGAGCGTGTTTAAGCGCAAAAAGAGATTTCATTTTGTGGGTATTGGCGGTATTGGTATGAGCGGTCTGGCTGAAATTCTGCTGGACATGGGCCATGCGGTGAGCGGCTCTGATCGGGAATGGACGGAGATTACCGAATATCTTGAGCAAAGGGGCGCCAGGGTTTTTCGCGGTCATCATTACGCTAACGTGGCGGATGACGTTGATTTTTTGATTTACAGTTCTGCGGTTCCGCAGGACAATCCCGAGCTGCGGGCCGCCCGCGAAAAGGGAATTCCTCAATTAAAACGCGCGCAGTTGCTGGGCCAGCTTTTCAATCGTCATTTCGGCCTGGCGGTGGCTGGCACGCACGGCAAAACCACCACCACGTCCATGATCGGTCAGATAATGATAACCGGCGGGCTGGATCCGACCATTGTGGTTGGCGGCCGTTTACACAATTTGATGACCAATGCCCGTCTGGGGAAAAGCCATTTTATGGTGACCGAGGCGGACGAATACGATCGTTCGTTTTTAACGCTTTTCCCGCGCATGGCGCTGCTTACCAGCCTGGAGGCGGATCATCTGGACATTTATGAAGACCTGGACGATTTACGTCGTACATTTGTTAAATTTGCCAATCAGGTTAGTTTTGACGGCCTGGTCATCGTTTGTGCGGAAGACGAAAATTTGAAGGAATTAATCCCGCAGATTCAGCCAGAGGTTTTAACTTACGGTTTTGGAGCGGAGGCGGATTTTAGAGCCTGCGTTTTAGAAGAACGCGCCGGTCAAACGCGCTTCGAAGTTTACCATCGCGGGGAGCGTCTGGCAGAGTTGACGCTGAATGTGCCGGGCAAACACAATGTGTTGAACGCGCTGGCCGCCCTGGTTGCCGGTTTGGAGCTGGAAATTGAAATTTCTGTAATGGTGAAGGCGCTGGCGGAGTTCAAGGGAGTGGAACGGCGTTTTGACGTGCTGGCTGAAAAAGACGGGATTTTAGTAGTGGACGATTACGCACACCACCCCACGGAAGTGGCCGTTACTTTGCAGGCTGCGCGCGATGGCTGGAACAAACGATTGATCGCGGTTTTTCAGCCGCACCTCTTTTCCAGAACGAGGGATTTTTACCGTGAATTCGCGCAGGCTTTAAATGCGGCCGATGTGGTGATCGTCAGTAAAATTTATCCGGCAAGGGAAGCGCCTATCGCCGGGATAAGCGGCGCGTTGATTGCCAATCAAGTTGGCGATAAAGCCCGCTACATTGCACAGGAAGAGGCCTTATTAAACTTTTTAGAGCAGCTGGTTCAAGCAAACGATATGATTTTGTTTTTAGGAGCCGGCGATATCCATTACACGGCGCAAAAATTTGCCCGACTGTTGATGGAAAAAAAGTAA
- the murD gene encoding UDP-N-acetylmuramoyl-L-alanine--D-glutamate ligase, protein MKDLQNVKGKKVSVLGAARSGLAAARLLKNKGTHVFVSDRAPARQKQDALEFLTREQIDHEFGQHSPRVFEADFCVLSPGIPVASEVVQEVLKRNIPVLSEIEVASWFYEGRLIAVTGSNGKTTTTTLIGEMLRRRYPQAVVAGNIGQPFSDFADQSTNDAWGVVEVSSFQLETIDQFHPDQAVLLNYAPNHLDRYASYEEYMEAKWRITKNLQPDDRFIYNAADPEILKRLPRLSCLKSGFHIDGDEREEIYFKKGIIYLEGQPFINVDEMGLKGVHNYMNAMAAILAARYAGVSEVDIKAVLKSFTGVEHRLEFVRELNGVRFINDSKATTVESLYYALQSFKQPIILIAGGKDKGSDFSKLNEQIAGKVKAVILIGAATEKMQKAWQGIKPLYAEKTLEEAVQKAYELAKAGDVVLLSPACASFDMFKDFEDRGRQFKEIVRRLE, encoded by the coding sequence GTGAAAGATCTACAAAACGTTAAAGGTAAAAAAGTTTCCGTTTTAGGGGCGGCGCGCAGCGGACTGGCTGCGGCGCGTTTGCTGAAAAATAAAGGGACGCATGTTTTTGTGAGCGATCGGGCGCCTGCCCGTCAAAAGCAGGATGCACTGGAATTTTTAACGCGAGAACAGATCGATCACGAATTCGGTCAACATTCCCCTCGTGTGTTTGAAGCAGATTTTTGTGTGCTCAGTCCGGGCATTCCCGTCGCCTCAGAAGTGGTACAGGAAGTGTTAAAACGCAATATTCCGGTCCTTTCGGAAATTGAAGTGGCCTCCTGGTTTTATGAGGGACGTCTGATTGCCGTGACCGGCTCCAATGGCAAAACCACCACCACCACCTTAATCGGCGAAATGTTAAGGCGCCGTTACCCGCAGGCTGTTGTGGCCGGAAACATCGGACAGCCCTTTTCGGATTTTGCGGATCAGAGCACGAACGACGCCTGGGGCGTGGTGGAAGTTTCCAGCTTTCAACTGGAAACCATCGATCAGTTTCATCCTGATCAGGCAGTGCTGCTTAATTATGCGCCCAATCATCTCGATCGCTACGCCAGTTATGAAGAGTACATGGAAGCCAAATGGCGCATTACTAAAAATTTGCAACCGGACGACCGCTTTATTTACAATGCCGCCGATCCTGAAATTTTAAAGCGTCTGCCGCGCCTGAGCTGCCTGAAAAGCGGCTTTCACATCGATGGCGATGAACGGGAGGAAATTTATTTTAAAAAGGGGATCATCTATCTGGAAGGTCAACCCTTTATCAACGTCGATGAGATGGGGCTGAAGGGCGTTCACAACTACATGAACGCCATGGCGGCAATTCTGGCAGCGCGATACGCCGGGGTGAGCGAAGTGGACATCAAAGCGGTTTTAAAATCGTTTACGGGCGTGGAACATCGATTGGAATTTGTACGTGAGTTGAACGGCGTGCGTTTTATTAACGACTCCAAAGCAACCACGGTGGAATCGCTCTACTACGCTCTGCAAAGTTTTAAGCAGCCCATTATCTTGATTGCCGGCGGAAAGGACAAGGGCAGCGATTTTAGTAAATTAAACGAGCAAATCGCCGGAAAGGTGAAAGCCGTTATTTTGATTGGCGCGGCAACGGAAAAGATGCAAAAAGCCTGGCAGGGCATTAAGCCGCTTTACGCAGAAAAGACGCTGGAAGAAGCGGTGCAAAAGGCATACGAACTGGCAAAAGCAGGCGATGTGGTCTTGCTTTCGCCGGCCTGCGCCAGTTTTGATATGTTTAAGGATTTTGAAGACAGAGGTCGGCAATTTAAAGAAATCGTGAGGCGTTTGGAGTAA
- the murG gene encoding undecaprenyldiphospho-muramoylpentapeptide beta-N-acetylglucosaminyltransferase, whose translation MKEKIRVAIAGGGTGGHFFPALNLGQAMEERWQAQLLFFGTARGIESSILPQKGYALTLLPVRGFQRRMTLKNLLFPINLLRSMALSKKALRAFRPHLALGTGGYVMGPVLRTAKKMGVPIVIQEQNSYPGVTTRLLAREANLLFLAYEEALEHLPDGVHAVVTGNPIKMQKRFTSKEEAKKALGFLADLPLVAVIGGSQGAESMNRAVMAALKSGLLPQKVQWLWQTGRQHFERWKAEVKREKLRQVAVRPFIDEMATVYQAADLMVCRAGAMTLSELMAMGCPAVLVPFPFAAGDHQFKNAQAVAQKGAAVVLKDDEKLPQKLMDLLPALIEDQNKLKEMAKAMERLHKQDSIDQILSLIEQLLKERGVNFGEGL comes from the coding sequence ATGAAAGAAAAAATACGCGTGGCTATTGCTGGCGGCGGAACAGGCGGACATTTTTTCCCTGCGCTCAACCTGGGACAGGCCATGGAAGAGCGCTGGCAGGCGCAGTTGTTGTTTTTTGGGACAGCGCGTGGAATTGAGAGCAGTATCCTGCCGCAAAAAGGATACGCCCTGACGCTTTTGCCGGTGCGGGGGTTCCAGCGGCGAATGACGTTGAAAAATTTACTGTTCCCGATCAACCTGCTGCGCAGTATGGCGTTAAGCAAAAAGGCCTTACGCGCCTTTCGTCCGCATCTGGCGCTGGGCACTGGCGGTTACGTGATGGGCCCGGTTTTGCGCACGGCAAAAAAGATGGGCGTACCGATCGTCATTCAGGAACAGAACAGTTATCCCGGTGTGACCACGCGTCTGCTGGCCAGAGAAGCCAATCTCCTTTTTCTGGCCTATGAAGAGGCGCTGGAACATCTGCCGGATGGCGTCCATGCGGTGGTCACCGGCAATCCGATTAAGATGCAAAAACGCTTTACTTCTAAAGAAGAAGCCAAAAAAGCGCTGGGATTTTTAGCCGATTTACCATTGGTGGCGGTAATTGGCGGAAGCCAGGGCGCTGAAAGCATGAATCGGGCGGTTATGGCTGCGCTAAAAAGCGGGTTGCTGCCGCAAAAAGTTCAGTGGCTGTGGCAAACCGGTCGGCAGCATTTTGAACGCTGGAAGGCGGAAGTTAAACGAGAAAAATTACGCCAGGTGGCGGTGCGGCCGTTCATCGACGAAATGGCTACCGTTTATCAAGCGGCGGATTTAATGGTTTGCCGCGCCGGAGCCATGACCCTATCGGAATTAATGGCCATGGGCTGTCCGGCGGTGCTCGTTCCTTTTCCTTTTGCCGCAGGCGATCATCAATTTAAAAATGCGCAGGCTGTAGCCCAAAAAGGGGCTGCCGTAGTGCTGAAAGACGATGAAAAACTACCGCAAAAACTGATGGACCTGCTGCCGGCGTTGATTGAAGATCAAAATAAATTAAAAGAAATGGCAAAAGCCATGGAACGGTTGCACAAACAGGACAGCATCGATCAAATTTTATCTTTGATCGAACAGTTGTTGAAGGAGCGTGGCGTAAATTTTGGAGAAGGCTTGTGA
- a CDS encoding UDP-N-acetylmuramoyl-L-alanyl-D-glutamate--2,6-diaminopimelate ligase — translation MNTKREITLKKLLNGLSVDLPDEMARLQVSGVQYDSRKVQVGNLFVAIRGFQTDGHQFLKMAAEKGACCALVEERVSGVDIPQLEVNNTRELLPLVAANFYRPEIDRLTLIGITGTNGKTTTSYLVQSILNEAGKPAGVIGTIQYLIGGQKIDAWNTTPESVDICRMLYELAQQNFEACVLEVSSHALALNRVDGLKFKAGVFTNLSRDHLDFHKTMENYFEAKMRLFTLLHPRGTAVINFDDPYVKKAIDRIEQAVITFGYDRRSDVYVLAERLDINGIYLKLQTPFGPLEIHSGLRGHFNVQNIMAAVGSGLALGLNLDAIKRGIEKLDRVPGRLEPYEVKPGVLAVIDYAHTPDSLEKALQSLRPLTSGRLIVVFGAGGDRDCGKRPLMGAAAEKQADVVIVTSDNPRTEDPQKIIDDILTGIEKKEKCQVIVDRKQAIFQAVHQAQAGDVILIAGKGHEMYQDVNGVKHPFDEVAILKEASDGE, via the coding sequence TTGAATACGAAACGTGAAATAACCTTGAAGAAATTGCTAAACGGCCTGAGCGTTGATTTGCCCGATGAAATGGCGCGTTTGCAGGTAAGCGGCGTGCAATATGACTCCCGCAAAGTTCAAGTGGGAAATTTGTTCGTGGCCATTCGCGGTTTTCAGACCGACGGACACCAGTTCCTTAAAATGGCCGCCGAAAAGGGAGCCTGTTGCGCATTAGTTGAGGAAAGAGTAAGCGGAGTGGATATTCCGCAACTGGAGGTAAACAATACGCGAGAACTTTTACCTCTTGTGGCCGCTAATTTTTATCGCCCGGAAATCGATCGCCTTACCCTAATTGGCATTACCGGTACCAACGGAAAAACGACCACCAGCTACCTGGTGCAATCTATTTTGAACGAGGCGGGCAAACCGGCCGGCGTCATTGGCACCATTCAGTATTTGATCGGCGGGCAAAAAATCGACGCCTGGAACACGACCCCAGAATCGGTGGACATATGCCGCATGCTCTATGAGCTGGCACAACAAAATTTTGAAGCCTGTGTGCTGGAAGTTTCGTCTCATGCCCTGGCGCTGAATCGAGTTGACGGGTTAAAGTTTAAAGCAGGCGTGTTTACCAATCTTTCGCGCGATCATCTCGATTTTCACAAAACGATGGAGAACTATTTCGAAGCCAAAATGAGGCTGTTTACCCTGCTCCATCCCCGGGGAACGGCGGTTATTAATTTCGATGATCCTTATGTGAAAAAGGCCATTGACCGCATCGAGCAGGCGGTTATTACGTTTGGATATGACCGGCGTTCCGATGTTTATGTGCTGGCAGAGCGATTAGACATCAATGGCATTTATTTAAAGTTACAAACGCCTTTTGGGCCGCTGGAAATTCATTCCGGATTGAGGGGGCATTTTAATGTGCAAAATATCATGGCGGCCGTGGGGAGCGGCCTGGCATTGGGATTGAATCTCGATGCCATTAAACGCGGCATCGAAAAGCTGGATCGAGTGCCCGGCCGTCTGGAGCCGTATGAAGTTAAGCCCGGCGTGCTGGCCGTTATTGACTATGCCCATACGCCCGACTCGCTGGAAAAGGCGCTGCAAAGTCTGCGTCCCTTAACCAGCGGCCGGCTGATCGTCGTCTTTGGCGCCGGCGGCGACCGCGATTGCGGCAAACGGCCCTTGATGGGGGCGGCCGCAGAAAAGCAGGCCGATGTGGTGATCGTTACTTCGGACAATCCGCGCACCGAAGACCCGCAAAAAATTATTGACGACATTTTAACGGGCATCGAAAAGAAGGAAAAATGCCAGGTGATTGTCGATCGAAAACAGGCCATTTTTCAAGCGGTTCACCAGGCTCAGGCGGGAGATGTCATTTTAATCGCCGGAAAAGGTCATGAAATGTATCAGGATGTCAATGGCGTCAAGCATCCCTTTGACGAGGTAGCCATTTTAAAGGAGGCTTCCGACGGTGAGTGA
- the mraY gene encoding phospho-N-acetylmuramoyl-pentapeptide-transferase yields the protein MLAKFLYQFTDYFIGFNVFRYITVRAALAAITALVLSWWIGPKVIRLLKKYQIGEEIRIEGPQSHQVKRGTPTMGGLIILFSIVIAVLLWADVFNLYLLLIFLTTLVMGLVGFLDDYLKSIMKIKKGLIGRYKLLGQISVGLLLGLVIYFHPFFDGLHSNTSVPFFKNLEIDFGWFYILFIIFVLTGSSNAVNLTDGLDGLATGLSAIAFIALAGMAYVTSNVKFADYLNIIYLPGTEELAIFCMAVFGAAMGFLWFNAYPAEIFMGDTGSLALGTAMGAAAILLKKELLLLLIAGVFIAEALSVIIQTSYFKYTRKRYGQGKRVFKMAPIHHHFELKGWHETKVVIRFWIVGILLALLSLSTFKTQ from the coding sequence ATGTTAGCAAAATTTTTATATCAGTTTACAGATTATTTTATCGGTTTTAATGTATTCCGCTACATTACGGTGCGGGCGGCCCTGGCGGCCATTACCGCCCTGGTGTTGAGCTGGTGGATCGGACCTAAGGTCATCCGGTTGCTCAAGAAATATCAGATCGGCGAAGAAATCCGCATCGAGGGACCGCAGTCGCATCAGGTTAAACGCGGCACCCCCACCATGGGCGGTCTGATTATTCTCTTTTCTATTGTGATCGCCGTTCTGCTATGGGCCGATGTGTTTAATTTGTACCTGCTGCTCATCTTTTTAACGACCCTGGTCATGGGCCTGGTGGGATTCCTGGACGACTATTTGAAATCGATCATGAAAATCAAAAAGGGGTTGATCGGAAGGTACAAGCTTCTGGGCCAGATAAGCGTGGGACTTTTACTGGGGCTGGTTATCTATTTCCATCCCTTTTTCGATGGGCTCCATTCCAATACCAGCGTGCCCTTTTTCAAGAATCTGGAAATCGACTTCGGCTGGTTTTACATTTTGTTCATCATTTTCGTTTTGACGGGCTCGTCCAATGCGGTTAATCTGACCGACGGCCTGGATGGACTGGCGACCGGCCTTTCGGCCATTGCCTTTATTGCTCTGGCAGGCATGGCTTACGTGACGAGCAATGTTAAATTTGCCGATTATCTGAATATTATTTACCTGCCCGGCACGGAAGAACTGGCTATTTTTTGCATGGCCGTGTTTGGCGCGGCCATGGGGTTTTTGTGGTTTAACGCGTACCCCGCCGAAATTTTTATGGGCGATACGGGTTCGCTGGCTCTGGGAACGGCCATGGGCGCTGCGGCCATTCTTCTTAAAAAAGAATTGCTCCTTTTGCTCATTGCCGGGGTTTTTATTGCCGAAGCCCTGTCGGTAATCATTCAAACCAGCTATTTCAAATATACACGAAAACGCTACGGCCAGGGGAAGCGCGTCTTCAAAATGGCGCCCATTCACCATCATTTTGAATTAAAAGGCTGGCACGAAACTAAAGTCGTTATCCGTTTCTGGATTGTTGGCATTTTGCTGGCTTTGTTAAGTTTAAGTACTTTTAAAACGCAGTAA
- a CDS encoding UDP-N-acetylmuramoyl-tripeptide--D-alanyl-D-alanine ligase encodes MSELRFSDFKELENVQFVHCENLFAQNPFLRRINTDSRKIGPNDVFWVLIGERYDAHDFVPAVALSGALCAVVQRAVEMPRPFPQVVVPDTLKALQQFAHLNRQRFNGTVIGLTGSNGKTSTKELIAHLLQGKQTVHKTSGNLNNHIGCPLTLLELNNSFDFAVIEMGTNHPGEIELLARITQPDAALITNLGTAHLEFFKTMDAIAREKLSLFDQMAPGKTIFVNADDPHIAGYQRTDLVRITYGLKEKADVRARIISVDPNGNVRFELNEKVKIQLRVPGKHNVQNALAASAVALFYGLSEAEIKDRLQSYTAFDKRMQVLQHGGLRIINDAYNANPESMAVAFQALQQMEKGGGLILVLGDMFELGDQALQMHKDVLHEALQLNPLAILIMGELMTEAAKSLNAEKIKSFNSHRELAKELKNMAASNSLIFLKGSRGMQMEKVLEFI; translated from the coding sequence GTGAGTGAGCTGAGATTCAGTGACTTTAAAGAGCTGGAGAACGTACAATTTGTGCACTGCGAAAATTTGTTCGCTCAAAATCCGTTTTTGAGACGGATTAACACCGATTCCAGGAAAATTGGCCCCAATGACGTTTTTTGGGTGTTGATTGGCGAACGCTACGATGCCCATGACTTTGTGCCGGCCGTGGCTTTAAGCGGCGCCTTGTGTGCGGTGGTTCAGCGTGCGGTAGAAATGCCGCGCCCCTTCCCGCAGGTGGTGGTGCCCGATACCTTAAAAGCCCTGCAGCAATTTGCCCATTTAAATCGGCAAAGATTTAACGGAACAGTCATTGGACTGACCGGCTCTAACGGCAAAACTTCGACCAAGGAGCTGATCGCCCATCTGCTGCAGGGAAAACAAACGGTGCACAAAACCAGCGGCAATTTGAATAATCACATCGGCTGTCCGCTGACCCTGCTGGAATTGAACAATTCTTTCGACTTTGCCGTGATCGAAATGGGTACCAACCATCCTGGAGAAATCGAGCTCCTGGCCAGAATTACGCAACCCGATGCGGCTTTAATCACCAATCTTGGAACGGCGCATCTGGAATTCTTTAAAACGATGGATGCCATTGCCCGGGAAAAACTGAGCCTGTTTGACCAGATGGCGCCCGGCAAAACCATTTTTGTGAACGCCGATGATCCGCACATTGCCGGTTACCAGCGAACTGATCTGGTACGAATTACTTACGGGCTGAAGGAAAAAGCGGATGTGCGTGCGCGTATTATTTCGGTTGATCCCAATGGCAATGTTCGTTTCGAGCTGAATGAAAAGGTCAAAATTCAACTGCGCGTTCCTGGTAAACACAATGTGCAAAACGCACTGGCAGCCAGCGCTGTAGCTCTTTTTTACGGACTGTCTGAAGCGGAGATCAAAGACCGCTTGCAGAGCTACACCGCTTTTGACAAACGTATGCAGGTTTTACAGCATGGCGGCTTGCGCATTATTAACGATGCCTACAACGCCAATCCGGAATCTATGGCGGTGGCGTTTCAGGCGTTGCAACAAATGGAAAAAGGCGGCGGATTGATTCTTGTTTTAGGCGACATGTTCGAGCTGGGCGATCAGGCTTTACAAATGCACAAAGACGTTTTGCATGAGGCTCTGCAGTTAAATCCGCTGGCTATTCTGATAATGGGAGAACTAATGACCGAAGCCGCTAAATCCTTAAATGCGGAAAAAATTAAAAGCTTTAACAGTCATCGGGAGCTGGCAAAAGAATTGAAAAACATGGCTGCCTCAAACTCGCTGATCTTTCTTAAAGGATCGCGAGGCATGCAAATGGAAAAAGTTCTGGAATTTATTTAA